The genomic window ACTCCCATTGAATTGTTTCGTGCTAGCCTCCTATTTTGTTTCTTtctcaagtgttttttttttaatctcaCGTACCTACTCCATTGCATTGTCTACCTAGTAGTAGTGTATCAATATAATCTTGACATGTTTAGTTTAATGATGGTACTTCTTCATGTTACTTTTTATTctatttacttaaatgtatataTTTTGGTATTTCACAAGTATTCTGTTCCAATACTTGGCCTCACCAGGGAATAAATTGTTCATGACGCATGCAGCATCTATTCTTCTTCTTTTGTGAGTTGTTACAGTACTATACAACGGTAGTATTATAAGATCATACGTTATTGCGAAATGGTGGTTAATAGGCGTACTTGCTGATGAGATTATCTTATCTAAGCTTAACCGATATGTAGCTAGTGTGTGAGATCACATGGCCCCGAAGTGCTTCAGGACGTAACGCAGGCCGCCCACTAAGACGGCATCTCCCAAATCTCGATTCTAATCGATCGGAGTTCCTTTTTATTTACCTAAGAAATGGACCAATTTGCTGCCTTTTCGGCCCAGTTTGACGTGCATCTGATCTGGTTCTGAGCTGTCACAACTTTTGGCTTAAAGTTTTCCTCTGGAAGGATGGTTTGCTTCGTCCCTAGTCGCCAGCTAAATGTGATGGGCTTTTTGATCAGTCGTGGCCATTTGAATACAGATAAAATAAGGAGGTGTTTGACGACGTTGGTGGTATTTTATCGGGCTGATTCTCGATATGATTCCCCAATCACATGACCACATGTGGACCACGCACAACTCATCGGATCCTCTGCATGCATATACTAGTAGTTAACTGTGTACGATTTTGTCCCGCAAAGATGCAGCTAGCCTAGATTTATTTGattgtttatttttttttcaattttgagCCACTGACGACCTAGCTTGAACGATCGTGTGACTGACGCTTGCATTGCACTGCAGATGGCGCCGGAGTGGAATGGAGGAGAGCAGAAGGCGTGTCGATCGGCATCAACTACGGGCAGATCGGGGACAACCTCCCCTCCCCGTCGAGGGTGTCTAACCTGCTCCGATCGATGCAGGTGAGCAAGGTGAAGCTGTACGACGCGGACCCGACCGTGCTCTCCGCGTTCCTCGACACGGACGTGGAGTTCGTGGTGGGCATCGGCAACGAGAACGTGTCGGCGATGGCGGCGGACCCGTCCGCGGCGCGGGCGTGGGTGCAGCGCCACGTGCAGCCGTACCTCGCCAGCGGCACCCGCATCACCTGCATCACCGTCGGCAACGAGGTGCTCAAGGGCAACGACACGGCGCTCAAGGCCGCCCTCCTCCCCGCCATGCAGTCCGTGTACGCCGCCCTTACCGCGCTGGGCCTGCAGGGCGCCGTGAACGTCACCACGGCGCACTCCCTGGACATCATGGGCACCTCCTACCCGCCCTCCGCGGGGGCGTTCGCGCCCGACGCCGTGCCCTACGTGCAGCCGCTGCTGGGGTTCCTGTCCATGGCCAGGTCCCCGTTCCTCATCAACTGCTACCCGTACTTCGCGTACAAGGCGGACCCGGGCAACGTGCCGCTGGAGTACGTCCTGTTCCAGCCCAACGCCGGCGTCACCGACGCCAACACCAGGCTCAACTACGACAACATGCTGTACGCCCAGGTGGACTCGGTGTACGCCGCGATCCAGGCGCTGGGGCACACCGACGTCGACGTCAAGATCTCCGAGACCGGGTGGCCGTCCAGAGGCGACCCCGACGAGGCGGGCGCCACGCCGGAGTACGCCGGCACGTACATCGGGAACCTCCTGCAGAGGATCGAGATGAAGCAGGGCACGCCGCTGAGGCCGTCGGTGCCCATCGACGTCTACGTCTTCGCCCTCTTCAATGAGAACCTCAAGCCCGGGCCGGCCTCCGAGCGGAACTACGGCCTGTTCTACCCTGACGGCACGCCGGTGTACAATGTCGGCCTGCGGGGCTACCTTCCACCCATGGATTTTTCACGAGGCACCCGCCGAAAGGTACGATACGATCCCTTGGTCGAGTTCGGCAAATTGGTTACAAGCTTTCTGCATGTGATGCGCAGATTAACTGATTAGGTTAGTATATGGATGGATGAAGAAGTCTAATTCTTGGTTGTGCACACCTCTGCCTGCTCATTCCCATCACGTTGCTTTCATTCTTTTTCACATGATAGTGAGTTAGTGACACTGGCTCTGCACTAATGGTCAAAAAAGTGACCtttcaaagaaaagaaaaaaaaaacggtCAAAAAAGAGGATGTTGATGCATCTGCATTGCCGGGCAAAGTTTCCATACCATACCATCTGTACTCTCTTTTGCAAATTAACTGGGTATCACTTGTGGTGTTCTGCAGGCGGTTCGTTTGTTTGCCTTCATCCTCATAGCCATTGCATCGATCACTCTCAGCATATCCTGAGAGCATATACAGTTGACCATTGTGGTAATGCTAATGAAGAAAGCGCGGAGGAGATTGAGGATCTCTTGCAAGTTGCAACTAGGATTCCAGTAGCAGATATAACAAGGTAAGAGCCTTATCCTGGACCAAGATCGTAATGAAATGAAATTGTCACAAAATTAGGCTATGAGGCTGTTTTTATGTTGGtagcaaaaaaacaaaaacttCTGTTACCATGAATACTACTTTTACATAGTGGCTTTTTTTGCTGGCCTTATTCTTTATTACATAGTGTCCTTGCTAAGAATAATTTCTGAAACCTGATTTGGCATGTCATGGGAAGAATAGAAATGGTCTTGTACGACGCCACAAGCTCTTGTGAACTAATGAATTTTAGCTTCTATGTTGGACAAAACTAGCGATTTAGTCAAGCTTGAACAACCATTTGGTAGGAGCATAAGCTTGTAGAAATCTTATTGATTCTTTTCACCTATATATGCAGTAATGCAGTCCTCGGAGAACTAACTAAGTTGACATGTTCCATCAGGGAAGCTTTAGAAGCAGGAAATTGTCTCGGACTTACACGGCCAGCCGAAACAGTTGAAGTGATTTTGATGGCATCCAGTAACCAAAACTGGCTCCACACTGATACTGAAGTAGAACTAACTGAAGATTGGGGACGATATGCGGCCAATGCACTCATTGTTAGATATAGAATTTTCTATTTCATTTATTCTGGAGATGTCTTCTTTATGCAACTCATCAGCAACTGTATATTTGTATATCGGTCAGACAGACAGGAAATAAATTCAGGTCAAGGCTGGcaatttttactatttttttaatCTCTAattgttcttttgtttttttttctttacgAACTCTGACAACACTTTGATGAACATAACAACGGTGTGCCACAAGAGCAGCAGCAATCTTGTCTGAACATGGAGCTCCACTTCAAACTTTTAGAAAAAAGCAACGACTCTAGACCTCCGCTTTGAACATGGAGACAGAGACGTGAACCCTTCACGCaacttagggcatgtttggatcacTGGTCCATGTATGGAGACagagcgaagcattgcccatgttacataaaacccgcattcattgttttccaccggctgttttaggtacttcccctccatttcgacaaccttgaatgggacttgcgtcccaccgatatgtcttctttagACACTGtacaacattaaaaggagaaacattagaaagcggtatgtgtgattagaaaataatatgttattaggatcgcttactaattcaacactgccaccagtgcatccagatgatgaaatggttttttcttcgagtcccacacctcgatcagatttttagcaagattgacacaaatgaagacgaaatggttgctgcaatcacagaatcctaattatcgaataatcttaacaaaaaaagaagcataaaattaaaagccgagaacacatgctcgcagttgtaggctagaagtatgtgggttttgttcttcatcttgaactcatcgaaaacaacaatcaatctctctttcaggtcttccacgccacatccatggaggcctaaacatgtcttctcattgactcgcaaggagtTCAAGAAGcttatgttatcccatttgctttttagtatgcaaaattttgctatacacctacataaaatcatgaaaagtgctcaaaagttaacaatttgtgtcttgagagagtagttaattataatatcgtgcgtgtagggtacttacatagtccacagcgtcaacatttgtgaatcgagagagcatttctggtatagctggaacaagcactctcactcgacatcgaacttctctttttcaggataatgaaaaacatgtggcgaacggataataatcttaaaaccaaagtcctccgtctctgttgcttgagccatgtaatattcatgcaactggcgcatatatgttgtcaaatttttatactcgtcatcgagAACTAAAacattgcccctttcatactttatTGCCAGTGTTCTCgttccttgtacatcataatagatgtccgCAGCCTCTTCTATGGTTAATTTGGAgttgtcttcgatgtacttctgTATCTTACTTAAATCTTCGTTGTGTATTTCTTTggctcttattgtagcgtactgattctaTATTTgtctttcgaattcggacttcaacaaacactgaggcagtgaggcacagagattgaagaaactaacacaatctttctTCGAGATgcgtgctgtaaatttttctttcatcaagtttgtaacgctgccactgaacggccttttgttttttattggtccactttgggagcattagcgaccgaatccaaggacctttttctgtgactgcgaggatgcctttaatcttgttttgggctaaggtggaggagaaggaggaggatgacaacgagaattctgttttcccgagGCTGATGAAgacgaaggaggaggagaaggaggagtcttctcttttctcggggctgatgaagatgaagtcggacgaggaggaatagaaggagacctctgtcttctcaggggtgataACAAGGGATGAGAAGGGGGGTGATCTCTGTtgagagatggtgagtgatcatcgtaggtggacgaagactcgcagtcgttcTCATCATCAAAGgataattggtggtcaagcttaatgaagcacttgCGCCAGGCCatttgagagcccttgttatgaccaagtttcgacCTGTCTTCTGCtgcggggtactcaatgtgtatcttgttatacttcttatcaagtattctatcaatggtgacgtgaGCGTAGCCCTATGGAATTAGGCGGCCATTAATGGCCCCGTCTTCCACAGGCCAGACCTggtcgagcgccaccttgtcctttgtccattcctgatggatgtataACTTGATATTAATGGGTTTAGTGATGCCGTCCaccagatgaggcacattcgcatcttcttcgttGAGCGGgatcgatccgcagctgctgtgacccctcaactgtgggctaaaggcagtaggagtagggttttgtggtactcctgaccccttggacagcaaaatttactGGACTCATGCTTCAACAATCGTCTCAATCCATGCGTCCATTccgtcttccatctcttttagtcgcctcaaacactctgcctcctgttccgctctacccctcgagcggctccggtaagtgtgagATTCTTCGGAGAATGCTAGCTTCTAAGGAACAACACCGATTCCTcaagtgcgaccagggtgcttcTTGGTTctaagtgcttgggtgagcatatctttctccctattagaagtgcgagtcccttgcctcacctcctcagttacctaggagatcctttggatgagttcgctcatgcgtgaatttgtggagctaaagctctcgTCCTCGACgtggcgtacattcctccccatacagtatattaccgatcttgaCTCCCAATGGGTGGTCTCAACCTAAACTCTTTCCtcggcaaggcgatccatcttttcaggttctactttaaattctggcatctttttggcatagccacgagagccgagatgatgaggattcatcgctttctacgcgttttccttattcttcctgcttagttctaagtactcctcagataacctgtattccttgaattCCTGTCAGAAGTCCTTCTgtttgctaaactgtccaccattaaaatccggctctttattttggaggacaaaatgctTGTACAATGTCCACTTGAAATTCTTAAAGCATGTCcctatgatttcttttgcttttttcttgactacctccttgtcatactccgttgggaaagtaaaatactctgggatcttaatatcccatatgtaatacttctcactttcgggaaccctccacgtgTCATTATCTTCCCCAATCCACTTCTTGTATCtaatcaggatgaagtcccttacaagtaacccgaggatagtcttatatttggtcaaagctataggcggtgagagtagatccctgaattcatcaaactcagagatgtgctagtgtgcattcctaccaacaggaagctttgacatgccttgcttggatctagccttcctacTACCCGAACCCTTTAGCTTCTCGgatggtggaggctcctgctagagacttcaagtaagctatgaccctctcaattgattagtcatgtggctacatagtcacatggtaccaaagttacctagccatcttggtcattttggcctagctcgagcaggccggacggggtccatggctgctcgttctcatcgTCCTGATTGACACAGTCACCGTTTGTCAGATCATGTGACTCtctcgtcccagcgatatcagccgcttcttgttgccgatctgttcttcggcgatggggtaacaggcgacaacgagtcatggctatgacacgatcgtggttagttttggctatgGACAACTACTAGGATACAACATCAACAAAACCATCACGAGATAACACATGCTGCTATAAATTAATACATGTACTGCAATTTTACACCTTCTATATTACACCAAGCGACTTTGATTTAACTGTCGTACTTGAATTCTGGTGCATGTTAACTGGGCAACAAATTTTAACAAACTATTACTTCTAATTCACACCACGGTATGAAAACACGCACAATTCATTTCACCACAATCTACTCTCGTATGCAATTGAAGCTCATATGTAATTGAAGCTCGATGCAAGAAGGAAGGGGGGGTAGAGTCTAGGTTGGCCTCGGCTAACCTaacgggcatttcatcaaacacatagcggatagtgagccacgcactcaccgtgggggtggggaaGCAGCTATCCGTGTGCTCCTGAAGGCGTCGGCGGTGGGAGTGCAggcatagaggaggaggggcacgaccGGCGTTAGGGATGAGGAACGAGGGCACAGACGGcgtggtgctccggcgtggggcggtggacggcgtcgcGGGCACTGGCGCGGGACTAACGGGGATGCATCGAGGGGACGCATGGGCGtcgacgtcgaagaagaggagcgcggggctaggaacgaCGGCGCGGGGGGCAGGGGGGGTGGTGCCCGTCGAcacggggtggtgctccggcggcgcggggaggggttggcgtggggttgaaatgGCTTTGAAAAATTTCACCCCGCGCCTTGCTTTTATCACAATGGCTCATCACTGCAGGTTGCAAGgtctaaaccgatagtgatgaggcaacatcactgtcgggccattccTGGACCCAATAGTGATGGGGTGCAGTGTTCGAGTCCTaagcggcccaattttttttgtttaattttataaattattaagcgctctaaaaggtcaaaaaaaataaaatacgccTTGACACACCTCATATACTAGCGCATCGGTTAAGACTTAGAACTTTGGTCCCGGAGACCTAAGCACGAACCCAAGGGCTGACacaatttttaaatttttttataaatcactgtcggttttcaaaacgaacccacattgataaccagcatcactgtcggtttcgtcttatcactgtcggttttttaaaaccgactgtgatgtttatatataaaaaaaattcttttatatactcaATAAATAGAAACATGTGTATTCCTATATCAAAATGGCTTAATTTTTTTTTGGTAAGCATGTACGCCCAAAGTAAGACCCCACACATGATCTTATTTTTTatcagttttttattttttatagttttatgtgtgctgaatgagacaaaagagggtgaatttcatcttggacccaatagattttttttatcgacctccataaaattcttatccctagggcacatgagagcatgtgtaaaagtttggaACCACTCCGGATCTTTCTTGGGTAGACtccgttcaacctataattaatcggtaatgtcgcgcggaaattcaattaaacctcataaagtagcaaactatcttcagaaaatcccaaacttggtgtttccttcacccgtgacatgtgcaagcctaagaaaaaatttgagaccaatacgataccggaatgcatatgaaccacagaaacattgataacctatgcgtatagtcatggttcgatgaaagggctcatgtacctctcctatgcgtatagtcatggttcgatgaaagggctcatgtacctctgtgaagcatgtatactccgcctatgtcgaaatggcttgatttttttttacaagcatgtatacccaaatttattattatatttttctctatgctgaatgagacaaaagagggtgaattacatcttcgACCCACTAGATTTTTTCATGGACCTAAATAAAATTTTGATCCTAGGGCACATGAGACCCtgtataaaagtttggcaccattctggatcttttcgtaggtagactcagttcaacctataattaatcggtatcGTCGAGCAGAAATTcaatttgcttggccaagtatgttttttctagcaactcattttttttctggaagcgtttttcttattatacctaacaactgatcgaagcctttatcgctcaatccgtttgtcgatttgaactctaacagcatgatgtcggcttccagtttgctcattggacaattcttataaaatgatgttttgccatcttgtctcattttctctaactttctcagttgtctttcactaagacatccggtctctatattACATAGCAGCTAAGAAATATCACCGTTATTCTcgatgtcgtcagctagcgtgttcctaaacacattattaattgtagccataggttccgtgttgacaccgaaaTCCTCATcaacatcgtggatggctacgtcaggtatgtccacatcatcatcgttttcctgcggaacattcacaccaacctcgccatgtatagtccatatcatatagtcTGGCATAaatcccctggtaatcaagtgcgatcatatagactcaatttAACGAAAGTTCCGTTGACTCttgtaatctttgcatgggcagaagacatggTTTTCATTTCaaacatgggctttggcatcggtgataaactggttgacatcatgcatgtaccgcttgtctatttgggacagatgcatccactctcgatccatctctgcacaaaaaaatattgagacagtaattacaaagaattaataaaaaatcaagcttcatgaacaacaattgtaactcgaaagtatcatttttggaaaacattattgtacactaattattgaaaaactaAAATTGGTAGCATCGGCCCTATAaattaaaaatcgtagtaaaaaacaattattgcacaataataaagaacaactattctactccatgccaTAAAAAATGAAGACACTTATtttaaaaaaagactaaaattgacgacatgatcatgaacaacaatgtagctccaaacaatgcccATATAAATTGAAAACGCAGTCCCATAAAAAAATTATTGCACAAcaatgaagaacaattattctactcatgccacataaaaatagaGACACTAATTTTAAAAAAATGTCTAAAATTGGAGGCgtgatcatgaacaacaatgtagctccaaacaatgcgtTGTTACGTGACACATAAATTAATTTTCTCAACAAATTATAAAAGAATCTActatacttctaagaactaattatagcatcacatactaacaatgatgatcttgaccaccttagaataattagctagaaatttaaatgtgttcataaacACCAATCTTTTGAATAATGAATttaccataatttgagccttgcacaaatatctAATTAAAAAAGTGCTCTCTAAAACGAAGAAAGAACtaaaatgagaatcaagcaatgtaactatcaaaacgaagctaattaaacaacaaaatcaaaggagtggatgtttgttactaaccttaaagtaaAAAGATCAAgctattcttcaaaatccaagcgctagcttcatggtgaagagcagccacaacaatGGAAGGAAGGACCCAAacacgcgcctctgttctcgggatggaagagagcaGGAAGGAGAGGACGTCTGCAGCCTTTTTtttgctgtaggcttatcactgttggttcttggctagaaccgacagtgatagagcccgatcactgtcggctcttggcttgaaccgacagtaatATGTGGCCGTCAAGCCACTGCCGATTAGAGACACAAACCAACCGTGATAGTTATCATTACTGTCGGTTTGGTCACATCCTAAATTAATTTCTGATTTTCAAAGTCAAGAACCGATAGCGAAGGGTCAATACTACCGGTTCTCCTAATTTCAACAATGATGAGGCCGGTAGTGAAGTGTTATTCTGTACTAAGGATCCTGTCTTGACATTCTCAAGGCTAGAGAGATAATAGCTTGACACTGACGGGCTCAGCCTTTTCCTCGTCGTGACCTGTAACCCGTTGAAGTGGTAGGCATTTGTGAGCTGCGACGGGCAGAAAACAAGCGTGTGCGTGTGATGAAGGCCGTCGATACGTACATAGAGCCTGCCAGTCTCAACTTCTCAAGATCAATCAATATCAACGCATCTATTTTTTTTTCCATCCACGATTCCTGTCAGAATGTGCTATACAGTCCGTTCGTTTTGGCTGaattgacttataagtcatggcctGCTGATTGGCTTGGTgcgagagaaaacactgtttatgTCGTGGATTATAAGGCAGATACGAGCGACGAAAGAAACGGGCTTATATATATATGGCTGaattgacttataagtcatgaccTGCTGATTGgcttggtgtgagagaaaacactattCATGTCGTGGATTATAAACCAGATACGAGCGAGGAAAGAAAcgggcttatatatatatatatatatatatatatatatatatatatatatatatatatatatatatatatatatatatatatatatatatatatatatagaactactactctatagctggctacaaaataacttattctgtagccaccttgagttactataattactatgttaatttatgagattatagtaactccttactaagtggtttactataacgttatggtaaatattcctgtgtgttatagtaacccaactatagtaaatatatatagacattatcgtaaattagtatataaaattatggtaaatgaaggtggctacagaataacttattctgtagctggctattgaatagcctc from Miscanthus floridulus cultivar M001 chromosome 11, ASM1932011v1, whole genome shotgun sequence includes these protein-coding regions:
- the LOC136493006 gene encoding glucan endo-1,3-beta-glucosidase 14-like, whose amino-acid sequence is MAVAERFGPRRPPSSRFFFVTVLLVLLTDGAGVEWRRAEGVSIGINYGQIGDNLPSPSRVSNLLRSMQVSKVKLYDADPTVLSAFLDTDVEFVVGIGNENVSAMAADPSAARAWVQRHVQPYLASGTRITCITVGNEVLKGNDTALKAALLPAMQSVYAALTALGLQGAVNVTTAHSLDIMGTSYPPSAGAFAPDAVPYVQPLLGFLSMARSPFLINCYPYFAYKADPGNVPLEYVLFQPNAGVTDANTRLNYDNMLYAQVDSVYAAIQALGHTDVDVKISETGWPSRGDPDEAGATPEYAGTYIGNLLQRIEMKQGTPLRPSVPIDVYVFALFNENLKPGPASERNYGLFYPDGTPVYNVGLRGYLPPMDFSRGTRRKAVRLFAFILIAIASITLSIS